The sequence AAACTCTAATCAAAGAAGACAGGAATATTCCTCTGAAATCTCTTTTATCACATGATTTTACTTTCCTCCTTGTCCATTGCCACAACCTGAGTATAGATTCATTTTATGTCTCAATAGGGTCACTAGAGCAAGCCCCTAGATGGTCTCCTGGTCTctcattttttctcctttgactcttttgcaaaaaTGATGATtcagaaatgtaaattttatcAAGCCGTGCTCCTACTTAAAAACCTCTACTAGCTGCCATTGCTCTCAGATAAGGTTGAAAGACAACGTGGCATCAGTGTCCTCCATGCTCTGACCCCTCATGACCTGCCTGCTTCACCCTCACTACGGCTTCAATCTTCCCTGTGCTGCAAGCGAGGGTTTTTGGACATTTCTGAACTTCCATGCTCTCCCAGTTCTGAGATTCTCACCGGTTGTCTGCATCTTTGTATGGATTGTTGTCCTCTGAGTAACTTTTCCTCCCTTATCTGGTCTCCACTTGGACCTTTTCTGGTTCTTTCATACAGAAGACTCCTGAAATCACCCCTGGAGACTTATTTTCTCTGTGACACTTACTACATTGTATCTTGTTTCATCATTTGTCATCTTTGCTCTAGGACCATGTTACTGCCAGAAATGCATCATGTTGATTATTGTGTCTCAAAAACAGTTCATGGTCATACACACAGTGTACACTCCATTAACATTCCTTAAATAACAGCAagagaactgtagcccactaataTTGACAAGTTTCGGGATGCTTGCCTATAACACAAATTATAGGCCTAAATTACTTTAGGTAAAATTCGATGTTAAATGGGCCTTCAACTCTGCTTGAGCACTGAGATTTGTCCACAAGTGGAAGAACTGCATATCACCTGACTTAAAGAAGAGACAAGGGAAAAGGACGTTGAGATGTCTTCAAGGCAGTGTGGAGATGAGCTGCTACCATattctttctcccctcccccttctttaCCTCTTATACAGTTACTTCTTCCCCTCCTTTACTTTATTTAGGCTTTCTGTCAGAGGCGAGGTCTACTCCAGCCTATTCCAAACCCAGCAGATTTATAACTAGGGCCCTGCAGTGTGTGAGGAAGAGCGATGGGAGAAAGGGTTTATATGGAGACTGGAAGCTGACATGTGCACAGTTGactcaacaatcttgattcccaaACTAAATGTgtcttattttatattaactgTGTTTGAGGAATCTGTCCTTTCATAGATAAACTCTTTGGTTTCTTACACAATAGTTCAAATATTACGTGCTAATTTTATATCTAATCCTAGAGAAAGAATTAGATTCTTTGTTCAGAGATTGGACAGTTTTTATATATGAATGGTACCCCTTAGGTATGCATTAAAATTCCTCTTAAATTGTTTGTGTAATATCAAGGAGAGACTAAAATTTAGCATCTCCTTGGTCAGTAATAGCCATGTGTACAAACGCCTTTAGTCACATCCTTTCTGTGAAAAGACCTTTAGTTGATTCTTCCACTCAGTTACCTCCAGCACTCAGGCAAGGCTTTATGTCCACATGTCAGAGGCTctgcataaaacattttaatcagcCTTGATAACAACATTTACCTCAGAATAGCGATTTACAGAATTTCTAGATGTGGACACATACGCCATGCGTTATTTTCAATAAGtctaaaatgtgaaaatgtttttGTTCCCAATGGAAACATAATAACCTTCTACAAAATTTATATGAATAAGAACAAGTAGTCCAAAGTAAGATCTATTAATAGATCCATGATTACAAAAATATGATATTTCacaataacaaattattttttccattaattttggGTTAAGTGAATGGAGATTAAGTGTGGGAAGTTCTATCACAGCAGTGCTTAATTTCTCTGAACATCCTGCTGTGACATAAAAACACCCTTACATTCCACACCTCAACCAAACCACTCAGCCTCCTACCCAGCATCAGCAGTACATGTTCTGCCATCACCTTCCTGGTTGCCAGGGCAATGCAGTTAATTCTTCATATCAGAATTAAGTGACAGGCAAAGCTCTTTTCTCTGAGTAATGCTCGTAATTCAAGTTGCCAATTTTGACATTAATCCAGATAATTGTCCTAGAAGCTTCTGCCAGGCCCCCTTCACCTCCTTATTCCTTAGACTGTAAATCATGGGGTTCAGTACAGGCATCAAAATGGCATAGAAGACAGAGATCAGCTTCTCCTGAAGCACAGAAGGGCCGGAATTGGGCTGGATGTAAGTGAAAATGGTCATGCCATAGCACAAGACAACCACTGTGAGGTGAGAGGCGCAGGtgtggaaggctttctttctcccctctgtGGACTGGATCTTTAGGATGGTGGAGATGATCCTGATGTAGGACAAGAGAACCAGGCAGAAAGGTGTCATCAGCAACACAATACTAGAAACCACGATGGCCACCTCATTGGAGGAGGTGTCCACACAGGCCAGCCGGATCACAGCTAGGATTTCACAAGATATGTGATCAATATACTTGTTCGTGCACATGGGCAACTGAAAGGTGATGGTGGTCTGCACGAGCGAGTTGACAGAGCCACTGAGCCAGGATGTGACGGCCAGCCTAGCACAGAGCCCTCCATGCATGATGACCGGGTATCTCAGGGGGTCGCACAcagccacatagcggtcataggccatcacggCCAGGAGGACGAACTCAGTCCCCCCCAGGCCCAGGGAGAAGAATAACTGAGCCGCACAGCTCACGTAGGGGATCCCTTTATGTTCCGCAAGGAAGTGCGCCAGCATCTGAGGAACGATGCTCGTGGCGTAGGAGACATCCACGAGGCAGAGGTTGctgaggaagaaatacatgggagTGTGGAGTCGGCCGTCCAGTCTGATCAGAAGGACAATGAGGACGTTCCCCAGCAGGGCCAGCAGGTAAGCGACTGAGAACAGGGCGAAGAGGGCCACCTGAGTGTCCCAGTCACTGGACAGGCCGAGGAGAACGAATTCTCTCACCCAAGTCTGGTTATCTGCTCCCATTAAAAGATGTGAGGTTATTAATCTGCAGAGAGAGACAAAAATTGTAGAAGCTGTTGAATTAAATGTAAGAATAACTTCTTAAAAGAATGCATACTGTATTCAACTTTCCAGCCTTAGCCAGATGTTTTAGAGTGTTTTTGGCCAAGATGACAGGCCTGATTCTGGTATGCATTCTGTCTATTCCACACAAGTAATGCAAGCCATTGCCTTCTAACGTATAGAATGGTCTGAGGGAGTTCTTCATAGCCTGGCAATA is a genomic window of Odocoileus virginianus isolate 20LAN1187 ecotype Illinois chromosome 1, Ovbor_1.2, whole genome shotgun sequence containing:
- the LOC110122523 gene encoding olfactory receptor-like protein OLF3; translated protein: MGADNQTWVREFVLLGLSSDWDTQVALFALFSVAYLLALLGNVLIVLLIRLDGRLHTPMYFFLSNLCLVDVSYATSIVPQMLAHFLAEHKGIPYVSCAAQLFFSLGLGGTEFVLLAVMAYDRYVAVCDPLRYPVIMHGGLCARLAVTSWLSGSVNSLVQTTITFQLPMCTNKYIDHISCEILAVIRLACVDTSSNEVAIVVSSIVLLMTPFCLVLLSYIRIISTILKIQSTEGRKKAFHTCASHLTVVVLCYGMTIFTYIQPNSGPSVLQEKLISVFYAILMPVLNPMIYSLRNKEVKGAWQKLLGQLSGLMSKLAT